The following are encoded in a window of Clarias gariepinus isolate MV-2021 ecotype Netherlands chromosome 8, CGAR_prim_01v2, whole genome shotgun sequence genomic DNA:
- the nt5c2a gene encoding 5'-nucleotidase, cytosolic IIa, translating into MTTSWSDRLQNYSDLPANMDGLSMKKYRREAYHRVFVNRSLAMEKIKCFGFDMDYTLAVYKSPEYESLGFDLTVERLVSIGYPQELLNFVYDPTFPTRGLVFDTMYGNLLKVDAYGNILVCSHGFNFMRGPEIRELYPNKFIQRGDTERFYILNTLFNLPETYLFACLVDFFTNCSRYTSCETGFKEGDLFMSYKSMFQDVRDAVDWVHFKGSLKEKTVENLEKYVVKDAKLPLLLSRMKEVAKVFLATNSDYKYTDKIMTYLFDFPHGPKIGTSHRPWQSYFDLILVDARKPLFFGEGTVLRQVDTTTGRLKIGTYTGPLQHGIVYSGGSSDIVCDLLSAKGKDILYIGDHIFGDILKSKKRQGWRTFLVIPELAQELHVWTDKSALFEDLQSLDIFLADLYKHLDSSSNERPDISSLQKRIKKVTHDMDMCYGMMGSLFRSGSRQTLFASQVMRYADLYAASFINLLYYPFSYLFRAAHVLMPHESTVEHTHVDINDTESPMATRNRHSVDYRDHECKKHQLTRSISEIQPPHLFPVTPQEITHCHDEDDDEEEEEEEE; encoded by the exons ATGACTACCTCTTGGAGCGATCGACTTCAGAACTACTCGGATCTTCCTGCCAACATGGATGGCTTGTCTATGAAAAAGTACAGACGAGAGGCCTATCACAG AGTTTTTGTCAACAGAAGTTTGGCAATGGAGAAGATTAAATGCTTTGGTTTTGATATGGATTATACCctagcag tatacaagtCTCCAGAGTATGAATCTTTAGGATTTGACCTGACAGTGGAGAGGCTGGTTTCCATTGGCTATCCACAAGAACTTCTAAATTTTGTTTATGACCCAACCTTTCCAACCAG AGGCCTGGTGTTTGATACGATGTATGGGAATCTGTTAAAAGTAGATGCCTATGGCAACATTTTGGTATGTTCCCATGGGTTTAACTTCATGCGTGG TCCAGAAATTCGAGAACTATATCCAAATAAGTTCATCCAGCGTGGCGATACTGAACGATTCTACATCCTTAATACACTGTTTAATCTCCCTG AGACCTATCTTTTTGCGTGCTTGGTTGATTTCTTCACCAACTGCTCCAGATACACTAG CTGTGAGACTGGTTTTAAGGAGGGTGATCTCTTCATGTCCTACAAGAGCATGTTCCAGGATGTCAGAGATGCAGTTGACTGGGTCCATTTCAAG ggTTCACTGAAAGAGAAGACTGTTGAAAACTTAGAGAAATATGTGGTGAAAGAT GCCAAGTTGCCTTTGCTTCTTAGTCGCATGAAGGAAGTTGCCAAAGTTTTCCTGGCCACTAATAGTGACTACAAATACACTGAT AAAATTATGACGTATCTGTTTGACTTCCCTCATGGTCCAAAA ATTGGCACATCTCATCGACCTTGGCAATCCTACTTTGACCTCATTCTGGTTGATGCCAGGAAGCCTTTGTTTTTTGGAGAGGGCACAGTCCTGAGACAAGTTGATACA ACCACTGGGAGACTAAAGATTGGAACTTACACAGGGCCACTTCAGCATGGCATTGTGTACTCTGGTG GATCCTCAGATATTGTATGTGATCTACTAAGTGCTAAAGGTAAAGACATCTTGTACATCGGAGACCACATTTTTGGCGACATCCTCAAGTCTAAGAAGCGTCAGGGCTGGAGAACCTTCCTTGTGATTCCTGAGTTGGCTCAAGAGCTGCATGTTTGGACTGACAAGAGTG CTCTTTTTGAGGATCTACAGAGTCTGGATATTTTTTTGGCAGACCTATATAA GCACTTGGACAGCAGCAGCAACGAGAGACCCGACATTAGTTCACTTCAGAAGCGGATTAAG AAAGTAACACATGACATGGACATGTGCTATGGGATGATGGGTAGTTTGTTCCGCAGTGGCTCTCGCCAGACCTTGTTTGCCTCTCAAGTGATGCGCTATGCTGATCTGTATGCTGCCTCTTTCATCAACCTACTTTACTACCCCTTCAGTTACCTGTTCAGAGCTGCCCATGTGCTG ATGCCACATGAGTCCACTGTAGAGCACACTCATGTAGATATCAATGACACAGAATCTCCAATGGCAACACGCAATCGCCACTCTGTGGACTACAGAGACCATGAGTGTAAGAAGCACCAGCTGACCCGCTCCATCAGTGAGATTCAACCTCCTCACCTGTTCCCCGTGACACCACAGGAGATCACACACTGCCacgatgaggatgatgatgaggaggaagaggaggaggaagagtaA
- the pcgf6 gene encoding polycomb group RING finger protein 6 codes for MDDSREGSESSGEGWCSGADDQEKTPGNSSTCAEPSFPLRELYPYIRCALCNGFFIDATTITECLHTFCKSCIVKHFFSSNRCPNCAIIVHQTQPLYNLRPDRQLQDIVYRTVPYLEEMERARMCTFYKEKGLPIPKAAAPGMLSIKLLRQKRDSMPQSVFTIPPELDVSLMLDFVGAEEGIENYKPLERKYIRVSGEATIRHVELFIRRKMELSPNLKVDVVCGEHLLKQCQSLREVQRTMGENSLQDGMLVLQFGLVLPTQ; via the exons ATGGATGACAGCCGTGAGGGGAGCGAAAGTTCGGGCGAGGGCTGGTGCAGTGGCGCTGACGACCAGGAGAAAACCCCAGGGAACAGCAGCACCTGTGCAGAG CCTTCATTTCCACTGAGGGAGCTGTACCCTTACATTCGTTGTGCTCTCTGCAATGGCTTCTTCATCGATGCCACCACTATCACTGAATGCCTTCATACAT TCTGTAAAAGTTGCATTGTCAAGCACTTCTTTAGCAGCAACAGGTGTCCCAACTGTGCAATCATCGTTCATCAAACACAACCACTATACAATCTAAG ACCTGACAGGCAATTACAAGATATTGTTTATAGGACGGTCCCATATTTGGAAGAAA TGGAGAGGGCGAGAATGTGTACATTTTACAAGGAGAAAGGTCTGCCAATCCCAAAAGCAG CAGCCCCAGGTATGCTTTCAATAAAACTTCTGAGACAGAAGAGAGACTCCATGCCACAGTCTGTTTTTACCATTCCTCCAGAACTCGATGTGTCTCTAATGTTGGATTTTGTTGG AGCTGAGGAGGGCATTGAGAATTATAag CCTTTGGAGAGAAAGTACATCCGTGTCTCAGGTGAAGCTACAATTCGTCACGTGGAGCTCTTTATCAGAAGGAAGATGGAGTTGAGTCCAAATTTGAAG GTGGATGTTGTTTGTGGAGAGCATCTCTTAAAGCAATGTCAGTCTTTAAGAGAAGTCCAAAGAACGATGGGAGAAAATTCTCTACAG GATGGAATGCTGGTTTTACAGTTTGGACTTGTGCTGCCTACTCAGTAA